In Raphanus sativus cultivar WK10039 chromosome 5, ASM80110v3, whole genome shotgun sequence, the following proteins share a genomic window:
- the LOC108859938 gene encoding multiple organellar RNA editing factor 8, chloroplastic/mitochondrial: MATQTISRSFLRRPAKSLSSLFFTRSFASSAPPPLAKTPASSSSLYASCRSRPLVAAAALSSSVARRGGLVSFKALSTQATSSSLNDPNPNWSNRPPKETILLDGCDFEHWLVVMEPPEGDVTRDEIIDGYIKTLAQILGSEEEARMKIYSVSTRCYFAFGALVSEDLSHKLKELPKVRWVLPDSYLDVRNKDYGGEPFIDGKAVPYDPKYHEEWQRNNARANERNRRNDRPRNFDKSRNFERRRENMAGGGPPPQRGSPQNHGGPPPPPNNLGGQRPPANYGGAPPPNYGGGPPPNYGGAPPQNNMGGVPPPNYGGAAPPPNYGGAPPPNYGGGPPPNYGGAPPQNNMGGVPPPNYGGAPPQNSMGGGGPPNAGWSGNNNNNQQQPQYQNNYPPNRDGRGNPYQG, from the exons ATGGCGACGCAAACCATTTCTCGCTCCTTCCTTCGCCGTCCGGCGAAAtccctctcctctctcttcttcaCTCGATCCTTCGCCTcatctgctcctcctcctctcgcCAAAACTCCcgcgtcttcttcttctctctacGCGTCGTGCCGATCCCGCCCCCTCGTCGCGGCCGCCGCCTTGTCCTCATCCGTTGCTCGTCGCGGCGGCCTCGTGTCTTTCAAAGCTCTCTCGACGCAGGCTACGTCGTCTTCTCTGAACGATCCGAACCCCAACTGGTCGAACAGGCCGCCGAAGGAGACGATTCTGCTCGATGGTTGCGATTTCGAGCATTGGCTTGTGGTTATGGAGCCCCCCGAGGGAGATGTTACGAGGGACGAGATTATTGATGGTTATATCAAAACCCTTGCTCAGATTCTCGGCAG TGAAGAAGAAGCGAGGATGAAGATCTACTCGGTTTCAACACGGTGCTACTTTGCTTTTGGAGCTCTTGTGTCTGAAGATCTTTCTCACAAGCTCAAAG AGTTGCCAAAGGTGCGATGGGTTCTTCCTGATTCTTACCTTGATGTGAGGAACAAAGACTATGGAG GGGAACCTTTCATTGATGGGAAGGCTGTTCCTTATGATCCTAAGTACCATGAGGAATGGCAAAGGAACAACGCAAGAGCTAACGAAAGAAACAGGCGCAATGATCGTCCTCGCAACTTTGATAAAAGCAGGAACTttgagaggagaagagagaacaTGGCTGGAGGAGGCCCTCCTCCTCAACGTGGCTCTCCTCAGAACCACGGGGGACCACCACCTCCACCGAACAACTTGGGAGGACAGAGGCCACCCGCAAACTATGGAGGAGCACCACCACCAAACTATGGAGGAGGACCACCACCTAACTATGGAGGAGCGCCACCACAGAACAACATGGGAGGTGTACCACCACCAAACTATGGAGGAGCAGCGCCGCCACCGAACTATGGAGGAGCACCACCACCAAACTATGGAGGAGGACCACCACCTAACTACGGAGGAGCGCCACCACAGAACAACATGGGGGGTGTACCACCACCGAACTATGGAGGAGCACCACCGCAGAACAGCATGGGAGGAGGAGGTCCACCAAATGCAGGATGGTcaggcaacaacaacaacaaccagcAGCAGCCACAGTATCAGAACAACTATCCACCAAACCGGGATGGCAGGGGGAACCCTTACCAGGGTTAA
- the LOC108857755 gene encoding probable beta-1,3-galactosyltransferase 13 — MMPTSPRLKLFHARPTRRRPSTIVLTSLAIGLFGFLFGLSAIVFPGIRLSARTCLTNSPPKTVRVVWNVAGSSNNGNGGISISGVKRHKVMGFVGIQTGFGSAGRRRALRNTWMPSDPQALRRLEESTGLAIRFIIGKTKDESKMAELREEIAEFDDFILLDIEEEYSKLPYKTLAFFKAAYALYDSAFYVKADDDIYLRPDRLSLLLAKERSHSQTYLGCLKKGPVFTDPKLKWYEPLADLLGQEYFLHAYGPIYALSADVVTSLVALKNNSFRMFSNEDVTIGAWMLAMNVNHENHKTLCEPQCSPSSIAVWDIPKCSGLCNPEKRMLELHKTESCSKSPTLPSEDE; from the exons ATGATGCCAACTTCTCCGAGGCTGAAGCTCTTCCACGCGCGTCCAACGCGCCGACGACCGTCTACGATCGTCCTCACCTCTCTCGCGATCGGACTCTTCGGCTTCCTCTTCGGACTCTCCGCCATCGTATTCCCGGGTATCCGGCTATCCGCCCGGACCTGCCTCACCAATTCTCCTCCAAAAACTGTACGCGTCGTCTGGAACGTCGCCGGAAGTAGCAACAACGGCAATGGCGGCATTAGCATCAGCGGAGTGAAGAGGCACAAGGTGATGGGATTCGTCGGGATCCAAACCGGATTCGGTTCAGCTGGGAGGAGACGAGCGCTCAGGAACACGTGGATGCCCTCCGATCCACAAGCCCTTCGACG CTTGGAAGAGTCAACAGGATTAGCCATTAGGTTTATTATAGGCAAAACCAAAGACGAATCGAAAATGGCTGAGCTTAGAGAGGAGATCGCAGAGTTCGATGACTTCATACTGCTTGATATCGAGGAGGAGTACAGTAAGCTCCCATACAAAAC TTTGGCTTTCTTCAAAGCTGCGTATGCCTTGTATGATTCAGCCTTCTATGTCAAAGCTGATGATGATATTTATTTGAGGCCAg ATCGGTTGTCCTTGCTGTTGGCTAAAGAGCGGAGTCACTCTCAGACATATCTTGGTTGTCTGAAGAAAGGTCCTGTTTTCACAGATCCAAAGCTTAAATG GTATGAACCTTTGGCAGATTTGCTTGGTCAAGAGTATTTTCTTCATGCCTATGGACCTATATACGCTCTTTCTGCAGATGTTGTCACCAGTTTAGTTGCTTTAAAGAACAACAG TTTCAGGATGTTTAGCAACGAGGACGTGACAATAGGTGCGTGGATGCTGGCGATGAACGTCAACCACGAGAACCACAAGACCCTTTGTGAACCACAGTGCTCACCTTCCTCCATTGCTGTTTGGGATATACCCAAATGCTCAG GGCTTTGTAACCCAGAGAAAAGGATGTTGGAACTTCACAAGACAGAGAGCTGCTCAAAGAGCCCGACTTTGCCATCGGAAGATGAGTAA
- the LOC108859940 gene encoding protein DJ-1 homolog A produces MASSTKKVLIPIAHGTEPLEALAMITVLRRSGAYVTVASVENQVGVDACHGIKMVADTLLSDITDSVFDLIMLPGGLPGGETLKNCKPVEKMVKKQDADGRLNAAICCAPALALGTWGLLEGKNATCYPVFMEKLSATCATASESRVEIDGRIVTSRGPGTTIEFSLTLIEKLCGKQTAVDVSSILLPRPNPGEEFTFTELNQTSWTFKDTPHILVPIAEGSDEIETIAVVDILRRAKANVVIASVSNSLEVVGSHKANLVADLLLDEVLEKSFDLIMLPGGLNGASRLSRCEKLVNMLKKQAEANKPYGGICASPAYVFEPHGLLKRKKATTHPVVSNRLSDQSHVDFRVVVDGNLITSRAPGTAIECALMIVEKFYGREKALQLAKAILV; encoded by the exons ATGGCTTCATCTACGAAGAAG GTTTTGATCCCTATTGCTCATGGTACTGAGCCCCTAGAAGCGTTGGCGATGATCACCGTATTGCGACGTAGTGGTGCTTACGTGACGGTGGCTTCGGTCGAGAATCAGGTTGGCGTTGATGCTTGTCATGGAATCAAGATGGTCGCCGACACTCTCCTCTCTGACATTACCGACTCTGTTTTCGACCTTATCATGCTCCCC gGAGGGCTTCCTGGAGGCGAGACACTCAAAAACTGCAAACCTGTGGAGAAGATGGTAAAGAAACAAGACGCAGATGGAAGACTTAACGCAGCTATCTGTTGTGCTCCTGCTTTGGCTCTTGGTACTTGGGGTTTACTAGAGGGCAAAAAC GCAACGTGTTACCCTGTTTTCATGGAGAAACTTTCAGCTACTTGTGCCACAGCTAGTGAGTCAAGAGTGGAGATAGATGGAAGGATCGTAACTAGTCGAGGACCAGGAACCACCATTGAGTTCTCTCTCACTCTTATTGAGAAGTTGTGTGGGAAACAAACAGCTGTTGATGTCTCTAGTATCTTG CTGCCTCGTCCTAACCCTGGTGAGGAGTTTACTTTCACCGAGCTTAACCAAACGAGCTGGACATTCAAAGATACTCCACAT ATTCTCGTTCCCATTGCAGAGGGATCAGATGAGATTGAAACTATAGCCGTGGTAGATATCCTGAGGAGGGCAAAAGCAAATGTAGTGATTGCTTCAGTTAGCAACAGTTTGGAAGTTGTAGGATCTCACAAAGCTAACCTAGTCGCAGATTTGCTTCTTGATGAGGTTTTAGAGAAGTCATTCGACCTGATTATGTTGCCT GGTGGTCTTAACGGTGCTTCAAGATTGTCACGCTGCGAGAAACTGGTGAACATGTTAAAGAAACAAGCTGAAGCAAACAAACCATATGGAGGTATCTGCGCGTCGCCAGCTTACGTCTTTGAGCCTCATGGTTTACTCAAG CGTAAGAAGGCGACTACACACCCAGTGGTGAGCAACAGACTTTCGGACCAGAGTCACGTTGATTTCAGGGTCGTTGTTGATGGGAATCTCATAACGAGCAGAGCTCCAGGGACTGCAATAGAGTGTGCGCTTATGATCGTTGAGAAGTTTTACGGGCGTGAGAAAGCACTTCAGCTCGCAAAGGCGATACTTGTTTAA